A genomic stretch from Verrucomicrobiota bacterium includes:
- a CDS encoding S41 family peptidase, producing the protein MRTAPYYVSTLQLFFALLFCLLSLTRLAFSQEEQKEQALDPEKERYRSTLLFANILELIRDEYVDSEDIDYQFLTQSALKGMLSSLDPYSEFLDGEKFQDLRTETEGEFGGLGIYVGMKKDGSVVINATTENGPGKRSGLLPNDMILSINNVSTENLTLGDVIHKLRGPSGEPVVLKIGRSSIEEEVEISVVREIINVPTVLNTRILSSPSETDPLKLGYIFISQFGEKTENEFETALETLKEEKIQGLVLDLRNNPGGLLDSAVQVAGKFTPKGTIIAFTETRFEERKLFKAQGNTHYDKLPLILLINRNSASGAEIVAGALQDLGRALLIGERSFGKGSVQSIQPVDISIDPPVGIRLTTAKYYTPSKKVIHKVGITPDIEVNITRDNSDTIFLQQTAYRLPPNEKDKLLSIPDPQLDRAVAILKGLIYYYRLYAPSNSS; encoded by the coding sequence ATGAGAACGGCTCCGTACTATGTTTCTACTCTCCAACTATTTTTTGCTCTCCTTTTTTGTTTGCTTTCTTTGACTCGACTGGCCTTTAGCCAGGAGGAACAGAAAGAACAGGCATTAGATCCTGAGAAAGAGCGCTACAGAAGCACTTTGCTTTTTGCTAACATCCTAGAGCTGATTCGTGACGAATATGTCGACTCAGAAGATATTGATTATCAATTCTTAACTCAATCTGCCCTAAAAGGCATGTTATCCTCCTTAGATCCTTACAGTGAATTCTTAGATGGAGAAAAGTTTCAAGACCTCCGCACTGAAACAGAAGGAGAATTTGGCGGACTAGGCATTTATGTAGGAATGAAAAAAGATGGTTCCGTAGTTATTAATGCTACGACTGAAAATGGACCCGGGAAACGATCGGGACTGTTACCTAACGACATGATTCTTTCCATAAACAACGTTAGTACCGAAAACCTAACTCTGGGTGATGTGATACACAAATTACGTGGTCCGTCTGGTGAACCTGTTGTGTTAAAGATCGGACGCTCATCAATAGAAGAGGAAGTGGAAATCAGTGTTGTAAGAGAGATCATCAATGTGCCAACGGTTCTCAATACTCGTATACTTAGCTCACCATCAGAAACCGACCCCCTCAAGCTTGGCTATATCTTCATTTCACAATTTGGCGAAAAAACAGAAAATGAATTTGAGACCGCTCTGGAGACACTAAAAGAAGAAAAGATACAGGGACTCGTGCTCGATTTACGAAATAACCCTGGCGGATTATTAGATTCTGCTGTGCAGGTAGCTGGAAAGTTCACACCTAAAGGAACTATTATCGCTTTCACTGAAACACGCTTTGAAGAACGTAAACTTTTTAAAGCACAAGGAAATACTCATTATGATAAACTACCCCTCATTCTACTTATCAATCGTAACAGTGCCAGTGGTGCCGAAATAGTAGCAGGAGCACTGCAAGACCTAGGTAGAGCTCTTTTAATAGGTGAGAGATCTTTTGGAAAGGGCTCCGTGCAAAGCATACAGCCAGTCGACATCAGTATAGACCCTCCTGTTGGCATAAGGTTAACTACAGCAAAATATTATACTCCTAGTAAAAAGGTCATTCATAAAGTTGGCATTACACCAGACATCGAAGTAAATATTACTCGTGATAACTCTGACACGATCTTCCTTCAGCAAACAGCTTATCGCTTACCTCCCAATGAAAAAGATAAGCTACTCTCTATACCAGACCCGCAATTAGATAGAGCAGTCGCTATTCTCAAGGGTCTCATTTATTACTACCGCCTCTATGCTCCCTCGAATTCCAGCTAG